The Corallococcus caeni region CGCGTGGTTCGGCCTGCTGGTGACGCTGCTCAACCTGTTGCCCGTGGGGCAGCTGGACGGCGGGCACCTGACGTTCGCGGTGTTCGGGGCGAAGGCCCGCCTGGTGGGGCAGGGCGTGGCGCTGGTGCTGCTCTTCCTCACGGTGTTCGTCACCGCGTCGTGGGGCCTGTGGCTGGTGGTGGCGAGCAAGGTCGTGGGCTTCGGCCACCCGGAGGTGGTGCGGCCGGAGGAGCCCCTGAGCCGCTCGCGCAAGCTCATCTGCGCGCTGTGCCTGCTGGCGCTGGTAGGGTGCGCGATGCCCATTCCGCTGCGAGAGGTGTGGTCATGAAGTACCAGTGCGAAGGCTGCGAGCGGCTGGTCCCGGTGGAGTCTTTCCGCATCGAGGACGGCCAGCTGGCCGTGACGTGCCGGGTGTGTGGCGCGAAGACGCTCGCGGGGCCGTCCCCGTCCGCGTCGCCCGTGGCCCCGCAGGAGGTGTCCCGGGAGGACGCGCCGGGAGCTCGCGGAGGGGACGGCGCCGCCGTGGCGCTGCCCGCGCCGGAGGTGTTCGTGCCCCCCGCGCCCGCTCGCGCCAGCGTCACCGCGCTGCGGGTGGTGCGCTCCGATGCGGCCTCCATCGTCGCGCCGGACTTCGACGGGGACCCCTTCCAGGCACCGCCGGGCCACTGCCCCAAGTGCGTGGCGCCCATGCGTGACGACGCCGGAGCCTGCGCGCAGTGCGGGCTGGTCTACGCCAACTTCATCCCGGACGAACACCAGCCCTCCGGGCTCCTGGCCACGGAGTGGCACGCGCTGATGGGCACGTGGCACGACTGGGACGCGCACGACCGCCTGCTGTCCCAGGCGATGGTGCGAGGGGAGCTGGCCATGGTGGGCCGGCTGTACCGCCTGCGGCTGGCCCGGGCGCCGAACGACGCCCAGGCGCTGCGCGGGCGGGAAGAGGTGGTGCGCCGGGTGACGTCCGCGGCGCCGCTCGCCTCCGACGGTCCGTCCCCGGCGCTGGCTCGCAAGGTGAAGAACACGGTGATGGGCGCGGTGCTGGTGGTGGCCCTGGTGCTGGTGCTGGTGCTCTTCCAGATACTGCGCGGGTCCTTCTAGGCAAAAAGGCCCCCAGGGGGCGCTGGCCGGCCCGCTTCCCGGGCGGGCGGGGGCCAGGGCTTCAAGGCCGTGTGACGGAACGCGCGGGGGGCGCCGGGCGCTGTTATCCTGCGGGGCCTCCTTTTCCGCGCCCTCCTGCCCCCCGAAGACCGCCGCATGTCCGCGCCCGCGCCCCGTCCCCCTTCTGTCGACAGCCTGCTGGGTCCTGGTGGCGCGCTGGAAGAGGCGCTGCCCGCGTACGAGCACCGCCCGGAGCAGCTCCAGATGGCGCGCGCCGTGGAGCGGGCCTTCACGGAGGGCAGCTACCTGCTGGCGGAGGCCGGCACGGGCACGGGCAAGACGCTGGCCTACCTGGTGCCCGCGCTCCTGTCGGGGCGCAAGGTGGTGGTGTCCACGGCCACGAAGACGCTGCAGGACCAGGTGTTCTTCAAGGACCTGCCGCTGCTCAGCGAGAAGCTGGGGCTGCGCTTCGAGGCGGCCTACCTCAAGGGGCGCGGCAACTACCTGTGCCTGCACCGCTACGAGTCCTTCGAGAAGGATCCGCAGTTCGTCTCGAAGGAAGAGGCGAAGCAGTGGCCGCTGCTCAAGAAGTGGGTGACGCAGACGGAGACGGGGGACCGGGCGGAGCTGGACCTGCCGGAGTCCTTCGCCGCGTGGTCGCGGCTGTCCACCACGTCGGAGACGTGCCTGGGCTCGCGCTGCTCGCTGTATGAAACCTGTTTCGTCACGCGGATGCGCAAGCGCGCGGAGGTCGCGGACCTGCTGGTGGTGAACCACCACCTGTTCTTCGCGGACCTGGCGCTGCGCAGCTCCGGCAAGCGCACGGAAGGGGTGCTGCCCTTCTACGACGCGGTCGTCTTCGACGAGGCGCACGCGCTGGAGGACGCGGCCAGCAGCCACTTCGGCTGCAGCGTGTCCAACTACCGGCTGGAGGAGCTGTCGCGCGACGCGGTGGCGGCCCTGCCGGTGAAGGACGAACGGCACGCGACGCTCTCCGCGCTGGCCCAGCGGGTGCGCTCGCACGCGGACGCGCTGTTCCTCCAGGCGCCGCGCGCGCTGGGGCTGTCCAGCCAGGAGTCCACCGTGGCCCTGCGCCCGGAGACGATGGGCAAGCTGTCCGGCGCGCTGGAGCAGGTGCGCGAGGGACTGGCGGCGCTCGCGTCCTTCGCGGGCAGCGAGCGCGAGCCGGAGCTGGCCGCCATCCACCGCCGCGCGGAGGAGATGGCGGAGCAGCTCACGTTCCTGGAGAAGTCCGAGTCCGCGGACCACGTGTACTGGGCGGAGGCGCGAGGCAAGGGGCTGTTCCTGCGCGCGAACCCCATCGACGTGGCGAAGGAGCTGCGCGACCGGCTCTACGGCGCGCTGGACACGGTCGTCTTCACCTCCGCGACGCTCGCGGCGGACAGCCGCTTCGACTTCTTCGCCAAACGCATGGGCATGTACGACGAGGAGGGCCAGCCGGTGACGCGCGTGCGCACGCTGGCGGTGCCCAGCCCGTTCGACTTCCCGCGCCAGTCCGCGCTGTACCTGCCCACGCACCTGCCGGACCCCAGCGCCCCGGGCTTCATCGAGGCGGCGGCCGAAGAGATCATCCAGCTGTGCGAGGTGACGGGCGGCCGCGCGTTCGTGCTCTTCACGTCCCTGCGCAACATGGTGCGCGCGTACGAGCTGACGGCGACGCGGCTGCCCTATCAAGCCCTGCTCCAGGGCGAGCGGCCCAAGCAGCAGCTGCTGGACGCCTTCCGCCAGACGCCCAGCGTGCTCTTCGCCGCGCACAGCTTCTGGGAGGGCGTGGACGTGCCCGGGGACGCGCTGAGCCTGGTCATCATCGACCGGCTCCCGTTCGCCTCACCGGGCGACCCGCTGGTGGCCGCGCGCATCCGCCAGATCCAGGCGCGCGGTGAGGAGCCGTTCGACCAGTACCAGCTGCCGCAGGCGGCGCTGGCGCTGCGGCAGGGCTTCGGGCGGCTCATCCGCACGCAGGCGGACCGGGGTATCGTGGCGATGCTGGACCGCCGCATCGTGACCAAGAGCTACGGCCGGGTGTTCCTCTCCAGCCTGCCGCCCGCGAAGCGGATGGAGGACACGACGGAGCTGAGCCGCTGGTTCAACGGCCCGGTGCGCCCGGTGCCGCCCGTGCGCTCGATTCGCTGAACACGTCGCGCAGGCGCAGGCCCACGCGCGCCTGGAAGGGCGGGGCCAGCGTGTCCACGCCCGCGCGGCCCGCGAGGTACTGGCGGTCGAAGAGGTTCTCCACCGCGCCGAACGCGTCCACCTTCCAGAAGAGGTGGCGGCTCACGAACAGGTCCACCACCGCCGCGCCGCCCATGCCGCGCGTGTTGAGGTCGTCCTCGTACTGCGGGCCGAAGACGCGCAGCTGCGCGGTGACGGAGACGATGGACGGGTCGTCGAAGGTGACCGCCAGGAAGCCGCGATGCCTGGGGTCCTGCGGGAGCTGGCGACCCACGAGGTCGGGCTGACCGGGCGCGCGGGTGACGACGGGGTCCACGAAGGTGTACGCGGCGAGCGCGAGCCACTGGCGGGACAGGCGCCAGTCCGCGCCCAGCTCCACGCCTCGCACGCGGGCGCGGCCCAGGTTCTGGCGCTGGCGGGTGGTGCCGTCCGGCAGGGGCGTGGCGAGGGTGACGTTGGTGATGGGCGCGTCCAGCACGTTCCAGAAGCCGGTGACGCGGCCGGTGAGCCCCCGAGGGCTGGTGGCCTCCACGCCCGCCTCGGTGCCCCAGAGGCGCTCGGCGCCCAGGTCCGGATTCGCGGCGGTGAGGACGGTGCCCACCTGGAAGGGGCGGTAGAGCTCGTTGAGCGTGGGGGCGCGGAAGGCGCGGTATGCGGAGGCGCGCAGGGTGAGCCAGTCCAGGGGCCGCACGCGCGCGGCGAGGCGCGGGCTGAGCTGGCGGGCGGTGCGGGGCTCGAAGTCGGTGGAGGGCGTGGCGCCGCCCGCGAGGCTCTCCAGCTGGTGGCCGTCGAAGTTGCGCCACGTGTCCCAGCGCAGCGTGCCGGCGAACTCCAGCGCGGGGGACACGGTGTAGAGGTCCTGCACGAAGACGCCGCCAGACACCTGCGTGCCCCGCGTGGTGCGCGCGTAGAGCGTCGTGGGGGTGTAGGCGTTGGGGAAGAGCAGCTCGTCGGCCCTGCCGTTGGAGCGGCGCACGTCCACGCCCGCGGCGAGCACGTGGGTTCCGCCCAGCGTCAGGTCCGGGCCGGTCCAGACGAGCGAGCCGCCCTGATCATTCGCGGGCACGTCCTGGAGGGCGGAGCGGACCTCGAAGTTCCGGTCCGGAGTGAGGCGGGCGCGGTCCTGCGCGAAGTGCTGGACGCGGCCGAAGAGGCCCAGCTCGAACGCGCCGGCGGTGTCCGTGCGGAGGCGGGCGCTCGCGGCGAACCACGCGAGGTCCACGCTGGCGACGGTGTACTGGGTGCCGCCGTTCTGCGTCTCGCGGAACACGCCCGCGTGGGCGGAGAGGGAGAGGTGGTCGGTGGCCTCCGCTTCGACGCGCGCCTGGGCGCTGACGTGCCTGGACGGCGTGTCGCCGTCGACGCGGCCGCGCTGGTTCTCCGGGACGATGCGGTAGCCGTCGCTGGTGAGCCCTTCGACCTCCAGCGAGGCGCCCACGCGGCCCCAGCGGTCCGCGACGCGAGCGGCGACGAAGCCGGTGCCCAGGTTGCCCACGGACATGTCAGCGTCCAGCACCGGGCCGGTGATGGGCCGGGAGAATAGCTGCACGACGCCGCCCAGCGCCGCGCTCCCGTAGAGCGCGGAGCCGCCGGTGGGGACGACCTCGATGCGGTCCAGGCCCAGGCGGGGCAGGGCGCGCCAGAACACCCAGCCGCCGTAGGGGTCGTTGAAGGGAAGCCCATCCAGCAGCACCAGCCCGCGCGCCACGCCGGAGGGCGCGAGCCCGCGAAGGTTGAGCCCCTGCGCGGTGGGGTCCGCGACCAGGGACGGCGTGCGGCGGAACGTGGCGACGGAAGGCAGCGTGCGGACGAGCGCGTCCTGCGTGAGCGTGGGGCTGCGCTCCAGCTCCTCGCGCGGAATCACCACCGTGGTGGCGGGCACGTCCCGGAGCGGACGCGGCAGGCGCGTCGCGGTGACGACGGTCCGTGTTTCGGTTGGAGGCTCGCGCTCGGTGGCAGGGGCCGTGCCCCCCTCCACGTCCTGCGCGATGGCCACTCCGGGCAGCAGCAACGCCAGACCGATGCCGTAGGAGAGCGACAGCCGGGAAGGAACGCGCGGTCCAGTCATCGCGCTCCGCTCTACTGGATGTCGGACCGCCGGGCGAGCAATGGCGGGGCTTCCGAAAACACGAACGGCGGTGAAGCGACCGGGAGGCCACTCCACCGCCGCCGTTCACGGCCGGAAGGCCGTGGGGAACTACGCCGCGGCCATGCCGCCGCCGGAGGCGGACGGGCCCTGGTACTGCGCGTCGCCGAAGCCGAGGATGGCGTAGAAGACCGGACCGAGCAGCGCCAGGCCGATGCCGAAGCCCACGCCCTTCCCGAAGGACTTCGCCATGTCGATGCTGAGGATGATCAGCGCGATGATGTTCACGCACGGCAGGATGGCCAGCACCACCCACCACGCCGGACGGCCGACAATCTTGGTCATCACGTACAGGTTGTAGAACGGCACGATGGCCGCCCACCCCGGCTCGCCGGCCTTGGTGAACGTCTTCCACATGCCCGCGACGACCAGGCCGATGAAGGCCAGGTAGAAGATCCAGAACAGCGGCCCCGGGCCCGACGCCTGCTGGTCCTGCATCTGCTGCATCATCTCAAGCTGCTGCTGATCCATGACTTCCCCCTCGGAAGTGTGTGGGCCCGACCCCGGTGGGCGGGTCCCCGTTCACTCCCGAACAAACGCGAAGTCGGGGGGGGAATGCAAATACCTTCACCTCCCGGGGGGCGCGGTCACGCCTTCAGCGTCTCCGGCACCTGCCAGTCCGGCTTCAGCCGCTGGATGACCTTCACGAAATTCTCCTTGTCCTGGGCTTTCTCCAGGGCGGCTTCCGGGACGATGACGTCGTCCTTCACCAGCCGCTCCAGGTGCATGTCCAGGGTCTGCATGCCCATGCTCTGGCCGGCCTGCATCTTGGAGGCGATTTGAAACACCTTGCCCTCGCGGATCATCGCGGCGATGGCGGGCCCGCCCACCAAAATCTCCAGCGCGGCGACGCGGCCCTTGCCGTCCGCGGTCTTGATGAGCTGCTGGGCGACGATGCCGGCCAGCGACTCCGCGAGCATGCCGCGCACCTGGCCCTGCTCGTCCGCGGGGAAGGCGTTGATGATGCGGTCGATGGTGGCGGGGGCGCTGTTGGTGTGCACCGTGGCGAAGACGAGCACGCCGAAGCTGGCCAGCTGGAGCGCCAGCTTCATGGTCTCGTTGGTGCGCAGCTCGCCGATGAGGATGACGTTGGGGTCCTCGCGGCCGGCGGAGCGGATGGCGGTGGCGAAGCTGGAGGCGTGCGGGCCCACCTCGCGGTGGGTGACCTGGGCCTTGAGCGACTCGTGCACGAACTCCACCGGGTCCTCGATGGTGAGCACGTGCGAGGCGCGCGTCTTGTTGATGTGGTTGATCATCCCCGCGAGCGTCGTGGACTTGCCTGAGCCCGTGGGGCCCGTCACCAGCACCAGCCCGCTGCGGCGGTCCGCCAGCTTGCGCACCACCTCCGGCGTCTTCAGGTCCTCCAGCGACAGCACCTTGCTGGGGATGGTGCGGAACACCGCGCCAATGCCGGTCATCTTGTAGAAGTAGTTCGCGCGGAAGCGGGCCTTGGTGCCGTAGCCGTAGGCGAAGTCCAGGTCCAGCTCCTCCACGATCTGCCGCTTCTGTTCGGGCGAGCAGATTTCGAAGAGCAGCGACTCCAGCTCCTCGGAGGTGAGGGGCTCGTCGCGCAGG contains the following coding sequences:
- a CDS encoding TonB-dependent receptor, producing MTGPRVPSRLSLSYGIGLALLLPGVAIAQDVEGGTAPATEREPPTETRTVVTATRLPRPLRDVPATTVVIPREELERSPTLTQDALVRTLPSVATFRRTPSLVADPTAQGLNLRGLAPSGVARGLVLLDGLPFNDPYGGWVFWRALPRLGLDRIEVVPTGGSALYGSAALGGVVQLFSRPITGPVLDADMSVGNLGTGFVAARVADRWGRVGASLEVEGLTSDGYRIVPENQRGRVDGDTPSRHVSAQARVEAEATDHLSLSAHAGVFRETQNGGTQYTVASVDLAWFAASARLRTDTAGAFELGLFGRVQHFAQDRARLTPDRNFEVRSALQDVPANDQGGSLVWTGPDLTLGGTHVLAAGVDVRRSNGRADELLFPNAYTPTTLYARTTRGTQVSGGVFVQDLYTVSPALEFAGTLRWDTWRNFDGHQLESLAGGATPSTDFEPRTARQLSPRLAARVRPLDWLTLRASAYRAFRAPTLNELYRPFQVGTVLTAANPDLGAERLWGTEAGVEATSPRGLTGRVTGFWNVLDAPITNVTLATPLPDGTTRQRQNLGRARVRGVELGADWRLSRQWLALAAYTFVDPVVTRAPGQPDLVGRQLPQDPRHRGFLAVTFDDPSIVSVTAQLRVFGPQYEDDLNTRGMGGAAVVDLFVSRHLFWKVDAFGAVENLFDRQYLAGRAGVDTLAPPFQARVGLRLRDVFSESSARAAPGAPGR
- a CDS encoding type IV pilus twitching motility protein PilT, yielding MTDTPRIATWFDVLLDRKGSDLHLGVGYPPLGRIRGELVPLRDEPLTSEELESLLFEICSPEQKRQIVEELDLDFAYGYGTKARFRANYFYKMTGIGAVFRTIPSKVLSLEDLKTPEVVRKLADRRSGLVLVTGPTGSGKSTTLAGMINHINKTRASHVLTIEDPVEFVHESLKAQVTHREVGPHASSFATAIRSAGREDPNVILIGELRTNETMKLALQLASFGVLVFATVHTNSAPATIDRIINAFPADEQGQVRGMLAESLAGIVAQQLIKTADGKGRVAALEILVGGPAIAAMIREGKVFQIASKMQAGQSMGMQTLDMHLERLVKDDVIVPEAALEKAQDKENFVKVIQRLKPDWQVPETLKA
- a CDS encoding ATP-dependent DNA helicase, which encodes MSAPAPRPPSVDSLLGPGGALEEALPAYEHRPEQLQMARAVERAFTEGSYLLAEAGTGTGKTLAYLVPALLSGRKVVVSTATKTLQDQVFFKDLPLLSEKLGLRFEAAYLKGRGNYLCLHRYESFEKDPQFVSKEEAKQWPLLKKWVTQTETGDRAELDLPESFAAWSRLSTTSETCLGSRCSLYETCFVTRMRKRAEVADLLVVNHHLFFADLALRSSGKRTEGVLPFYDAVVFDEAHALEDAASSHFGCSVSNYRLEELSRDAVAALPVKDERHATLSALAQRVRSHADALFLQAPRALGLSSQESTVALRPETMGKLSGALEQVREGLAALASFAGSEREPELAAIHRRAEEMAEQLTFLEKSESADHVYWAEARGKGLFLRANPIDVAKELRDRLYGALDTVVFTSATLAADSRFDFFAKRMGMYDEEGQPVTRVRTLAVPSPFDFPRQSALYLPTHLPDPSAPGFIEAAAEEIIQLCEVTGGRAFVLFTSLRNMVRAYELTATRLPYQALLQGERPKQQLLDAFRQTPSVLFAAHSFWEGVDVPGDALSLVIIDRLPFASPGDPLVAARIRQIQARGEEPFDQYQLPQAALALRQGFGRLIRTQADRGIVAMLDRRIVTKSYGRVFLSSLPPAKRMEDTTELSRWFNGPVRPVPPVRSIR
- a CDS encoding DUF5684 domain-containing protein, encoding MDQQQLEMMQQMQDQQASGPGPLFWIFYLAFIGLVVAGMWKTFTKAGEPGWAAIVPFYNLYVMTKIVGRPAWWVVLAILPCVNIIALIILSIDMAKSFGKGVGFGIGLALLGPVFYAILGFGDAQYQGPSASGGGMAAA